Genomic window ([Empedobacter] haloabium):
TGCGGTGCACCTCGTCACGGCGCTTCATCGCGCCGCCGCGGCCTTCCGCAGCTTCCATCAGCTCACCGCCCAGGCGTTGTGGCATGGATTTTTCGCTGCGCTTGTTGGCGGCTTCACGCAGCCAACGCATGGACAGGGCCAGGCGGCGTACTGGACGCACTTCAACCGGCACCTGGTAGTTGGCGCCACCGACGCGGCGGGACTTCACTTCCACCAGCGGCTTGGCGTTGTTGATCGCTGCGGCGAACACTTCCAGAGGATCCTTGCCGGACTTCTGCTGGATGTGGTCGAACGCACCGTAGATGATGTTTTCAGCGACGGACTTCTTGCCCGACAGCATCAGAACATTGACGAACTTGGCGACTTCGGTGTTGCCGAACTTTGGATCCGGCAGGATTTCGCGCTTGGGTACTTCACGACGACGTGGCATTTCTATTTCCTTCCTGTCTTCAGTTGAGTGCCTCTGGGCACTCGCGCAAGGCCATCATGACCTCACACTTACTCGGTCTCGCGACCGCCTCAACTCAATTAAATTGCAAGAAATTACTTCTTGGCGGCTTTAGCGCGCTTCGCACCGTACTTCGAGCGAGCCTGCTTACGGTCTTTGACGCCCTGGGTATCCAGCGAGCCGCGAACCATGTGGTAACGCACACCTGGCAAGTCTTTCACACGACCGCCGCGCAGCAGCACGACGCTGTGTTCCTGCAGGTTGTGGCCTTCACCGCCGATGTACGAAATGACTTCGAAACCGTTGGTCAGACGCACTTTGGCGACCTTACGCAGAGCCGAGTTAGGCTTCTTCGGAGTGGTGGTGTACACGCGGGTGCACACGCCACGCTTTTGCGGGCAGTTTTCAAGTGCCGGCGATTTGCTCTTCACGACCGCGGCGGTACGTGGGTTGCGAATCAATTGATTGATGGTTGGCATCGTTCTAAATCCAACAAAATTGCTGCTGTTGACATCCCGGGTCCGGCGGACCGCCCCGGGGGCTAAAACCTGATCTCATCCGCGCCTCGCGCCTTGCCCCGGTCGATGCAGGCAGCGCGTATACCATGCGCAGACTAAAATGAGAACTCGCGAGTATAAGGCTTGCTCATGGCCCAGTCAACCAGTTTGCAAATTAATTAGGCAAGGCAACCATGGGCCCGCGGGCGCGGCCGGATGTGCGGCCCGTCCGGCGGAAAAGCACTGATAATAGCGGGCAATTTCCTTGCTATTTGTGTATGCGACCGTTGCTGCGCCCCGCCCCCCTGTTCGTCCTGCTGAGCTATCTGGCCTTGTCGGCAGTGCCCTATCTGCCCCTGTTGCTGGGCAAGCCCATGCCTGCGGCCTGGCCCGTGCTGGGCATCGAAATCGTTGCCTGGACGACGGTTTGGGCGCTGTTCGGGCGTCCGGCCAGGTTCCATTGGCTGCTGATTCCTGCCTTCATGGCGCTGCCGACGGAGATCTACCTGCTGGTGTTCTACGGCCAGGGCATCTCCACGCACCACCTCGGCATCCTGGCCGAGACCAGCCCGATGGAAGCGATGGAATTCCTCGGCAGTAAAGTCTGGTCGATGCTGGTCATCATGGCCCTGGTCGCGATCTGGTGGGTGCTGGCGTTCCGCGCCGCGCGCCAGAGCCCGGACCTGCACTGGCAGGGCGCGTCGCGCTGGACGGCGCTGGGCCTGCTGGCCGTGTTCGGCACGCTGGCCGCCTATGGCTGGGAGTTCGGCACGACACGGCCGCCTGCGCCGTCCGCTTCCGCTTCCGCTTCCGCTGCGGCGTCGGCCGATCGCGGCGTCCACCTGACCGGGCTGGCATTGCCGCCCCTGCCCGGCTGGGCGCAGCCGCCGGCGCGCTTCGACGCGTTCATCGACTCCTGGCCGTTCGGCCTGGTCGCACGCGGTGTCGATTTCTACCGCGAGCGCCGCTACCTGGCGGCACTGAACGAAACCAGCCGCAATTTCCGCTTCGGCGCGCACCAGGCCGCGCCGGACGACACGCCGGAAACCGTGATCATGGTGCTGGGCGAATCCTCGCGCCGCGACCGCTGGAGCCTGTTCGGCTACGCCCGCCCCACCAACCCGCTGCTGGCGCAGGAACCGAACCTGGTGCCGCTGAACGACGTCATCACCTCCGTCTCCGCCACCCGGCTGTCCGTGCCCGTGATCATCTCGCGCAAGCCGGCGCGGCAAAGCCTGGAGGACGGCTTCAACGAGAAATCGTTCCTGACCGCCTATAAAGAGGCCGGTTTCCGGACCTGGTGGTTGTCCAACCAGATCTCGTTCGGCAAGTTCGACACGCCTGTGTCCGTGTTCGCGCGCGAGGCCGACGTGGTCCAGTTCACCAACCTGGGCGGCTTCACCAACCGCTCCAACTTCGACGAGGTGCTGTTCGAACCGCTGCGCCTGGCGCTGGCGGACAAGGCGCCGAAAAAACTGATCGTGCTGCACTCGCTGGGCAGCCACTGGAACTACAGCCAGCGGCATCCGAAGGCGTTCGACAAATGGCAGCCGTCGCTGTTCGGCATCGACAAGCCCGTCTACACCGACCTGGCCATCAAGCCGCAACTGAACAACAGCTACGACAATTCAATTCTCTACAGCGACTGGTTCCTGGCCCAGGTGATCGGCCAGCTGAAGGCCTCCGGCCGCTCGGCCGCGCTGCTGTACGTGGCCGACCATGGCCAGACGCTGTACGACGGCAACTGCAAGTTCGCCTTCCACGGGCACAACACCCAGCACGAATTCCGCGTGCCGGCCTTCATGTGGTACTCGGACCAATACCGCGAGCGCTATCCGGACAAAGTGAAGCAATTGGTGCGCCACCGCAAGGCACGGCTGGCGACCGAAAACATGTTCCACACCCTGCTGGACGTGGCCGACATCCGCTATCCCGACGACCGCCTCGACTGGAGCTTCGTCAACGGTGCCTGGAAGAAGCACACGCGCTACGTCGACAGCTACGGCTGGACCGACTACGACAACGCCACCGTGCGCGGTGACTGCCGCGAGATCATCGCGAAGAAGCCGGCACGCAAGCGGTAGGAATGCGCCAGGACAGTCCCGGACCATGCCGACACCACCGCCGAGTCCGTGTCAGCTTTCGTGCCTGCCCCCGATGGCAAACACGGCTGCTTGCCGCAGACACTGTTGCACCCAGCAGCAGAGAGCTGGGGTCAGACCCGCCGGGTCTGACCCCGGTTTCCGGTCTCGGGCTGGAAATGCGCCAACGCTCCTCAGAGCACCGGCGGCGGCCCCGCCTCTTCGCCCCGCGCATGCCGGCTCAGCCACTGGAACACCGTGACCGCGTTGCATTCGATCGCGCTGTCGAAGCCGCTGTCGGCCAGCAGGCGGATGCCGTTGGTTGCGCGCAGTACGCCGGGGCGCACCGTGACGCCCTCCCCTGCCGCCTCTACGCAGAATGGCGCCAGCCGGTCGCGCAGCAGCGGGGCCAGCTCCAGGTTGTGCGACGACACCAACACCAGGTGGTGCCGCGCCAGTTCGTGCAGCACGGCCGTCGCCGCCGACACCGATTCCAAGTGATTGGTGCCCCGGAAAATCTCGTCGATGACGAACACGGCCGGCCCCAGCCGCGCCAGCGCCAGCAGTTCGCGCGCGCGGCGCAGCTCCGCCATATATAAGCTCTCGCCGCTGTCCATCGCGTCCTCGCTGTGCATGCTGGCGTACACCGGCAGGTTGGGCACCTGCGCTGAAGTCGCGTAACAAAAGCCGAACGCACGAGCAACGACCAGGTTCAGGCCGAGCGTGCGCAGCAGCGTGCTCTTGCCCACGCCATTCTGGCCCGAGACGAACGCGCCCGTCCCAGCAACCAGCCTGAAGTCCACCGGCGCCGGCCGGGCCAGCAGCGGATGGACGACGCCGCGCAAGTCCACGGCGCGGTCGTCGGACTGCCCGGCCCAGCAGAACGTCGCACTGGCCTCCAGGTGCCGCGCCAACGTGCAATCCGCTTCCAGTTCCGCCACCAGCCGGTAGCTGGCACGCAGGAAGTCAAGATGCTGTACCAAGGCCGCGCGGCTGGCGAAATAGCGTTTGAGGTTGGCCTGCAGCAGCCAGTCGCGGTACTCGCGCTGGCCGGGGATGCTGTCCGCCAGCGACAGCGCAAAGCGGCGCCGCAGCTTGCCGGCCTGCGCCGCGTCCGGCGCGAACGGGGCCAGCAGGCCGGTCGGGTCGGGCAGATTGCCCAGTGCCTGGTGGACGTCCAGCAAGGTGCGCAGCGGCAGCAGGACGCTGTCCCATTCCTGCGTCCGCTCATGCCAGCTGGCCTGCAGCGCCACCAGCACAAAGGTCAGCGCCACCGCGCCCACCCAGCCCAACGGGACGAAAAACGCCAGCACCAGGCTGGCCAGCCACGCGACCGGCAACAGCGGCAGCCAGCGTGCCCAGCCCGGCGCAGGCGCCAGTGGCGTGCCGAACAACGAGGGAACGACGTCGGCCTCGGCCCGGCGCAGCGGCCGGCATGCCTGCACCAGCTGCGCCAGCAGGTCGGGCGCAGCCAGCAGAGCACGTATGCGCGCCGGTTCGGCGGGCGCGGCACCGTGCAGGCGGCGGTGCAGCGCCTGGCGGCCGAACAGGCTGCTGCCCGCGCCCAGTCGGTCGGCATAGTCGTCCAGCAGCAGGTCGCGCGTCGTCTGCGCATCCATGCCACGCTCGTCCGCCGCCGCTGTCAGCAGATGAAATCGCGCGATCGCGGCGCGACCGAACGGGTGGTCGACGATACGGTCGTCGCCATTGGAAAACAGCCAGCCCATGCATACCCCAGTGGATTAACATTGAGCAATATGCGACGGATTGCCAATAAATCAAGCGAGCAACGACGCGGACAGCCGCGGACAACGCCGGACAGCGGACAGTCAACAGCAAAGTCACGCAAAATCAGCAACTTATAATATGGCACGGTTCCTGCAACGCAAGCGGCACCGAGCCACTCACCACGTTTGCCATGATCCGCGACACATCTCACCAGGACACCGTCATCGCCGCCCCGCCCGGCAGGGCCCGGCGGCGGCGCCTGCTGCTGGCCGCCGGCGCGCTCGCCGTGGCGGCCGCCTTTGCCGCCGCCTTCGGCAGTTGGCGCGGCAGCGAACATGCCGTCAGCGCCAGCCGCCTGCGCATCGCCGAAGTCACGCGCGGCACGCTGGTGCGCGACGCCGCAGTCAACGGCCGCATCGTCGCCGCCGTCAGTCCCACCCTGTATTCGACGGCACCGTCGTCCACCGTCACGCTGAAGGTGCGCGCCGGCGACACCGTGCAACGGGGCGACGTGCTGGCCGTGCTGGAATCGCCCGACCTGACCGACGAACTGAAAAAGGAGCAATCGAGCTACCAGGAGCTGGCGGCCGAGGTGGCGCGCCAGCGCATCCTGGCGCGCAAGCAGAAGCTGCTGGCGCAGCGCGATGCCGACACCGCCGAGATCGAGCGCCTGTCGGCCCAGCGCACGCTGGAGCGCTATGACGGCGTCGCCAACGAAGGCGTCGTCGCCAAGATCGACTACCAGAAGGCCAAGGACGCACTGCGCGCCGCCGAGATCCGCGCGCGCCACGCCGGCCAGGCTTCCAACCTGGAACAGGACGATGTCGAACTGGCGTTGAAAACCAAGTCGGCGCAGCTGGAACGCCAGAAGCTGACGCTGGCCAACGCCCAGCGCCGCGTCGACGAGCTGACGGTGCGCGCGCCCGTGAACGGCTTCGTCGGCACCCTGAACGTGGCCAACCGCAGCGTGGTGCAGGCCAACACCCCTTTGATGACGCTGGTCGACCTGTCGGCGCTGGAGGTGGAGCTGGAAGTGCCGGAGACCTACGTCAACGACCTTGGGCTGGGCATGCGCGCCGAGATCACCGTCAACGGCGCCACCGCCACCGGCAAGCTCTCGGCGCTGTCGCCGGAAGTCGTCAAGAACCAGGTGCTGGCGCGCGTGCGCTTCGACGGCCGCCAGCCGGACGGCCTGCGCCAGAGCCAGCGCGTGCAGGCGCGCCTGCTGATCGACGAGAAGCCGAACGTGCTGCTGCTGCCGCGCGGCCCGTTCGTCGAATCCGAAGGCGGCCGCCACGCCTATGTCGTACAAGACGGGGTAGCCGTGCGCACGCCGGTGCGCCTGGGCGCCACCAGCGTCAACGCCGTCGAAATCGCATCCGGCCTGAAACAGGGCGACAAGGTCGTCGTCGCCGGCACCGAAACGTTCGAGAACGCCGCGCGCGTCTCCATCAACCGCTGACCCAACATCACCAGATCACGAGGCCACCATGCTGCGCATGCAAAACCTGAGCAAAGTCTATCGCACCCACATGATCGAGACGCACGCGCTGCGCGGCTTCGAGATCCACGTCCGCCAGGGCGAATTCGTCACCGTGACGGGACCGTCCGGCTCCGGCAAGACGAGCTTCCTGAACATCGCCGGCCTGCTGGAAGAATTTACCGATGGCGAATACATCCTCGATGGCGTCAACGTCAAGGGCATGGACGACAACGCCCGCTCGCGCCTGCGCAACGAGAAGCTGGGCTTCATCTTCCAGGGCTTTAACCTGATCCCGGACCTGTCGCTGTTCGACAACGTCGACGTGCCGCTGCGCTACCGCGGCTTCAACGCGGCCGAACGCAAGGAGCGCATCGAGGACGCGCTGGCCAAGGTCGGCCTGGCCTCGCGCATGAAGCACTTCCCGGCCGAACTGTCCGGCGGCCAGCAGCAGCGCGTGGCCATCGCGCGCGCGCTGGCCGGCTCGCCCAAGCTGCTGCTGGCGGACGAACCGACCGGCAACCTCGATACGCAGATGGCGCGCGGCGTCATGGAGCTGCTGGAGGAGATCAACGCGCAAGGCACGACGATCCTGATGGTGACGCACGATCCGGAACTGGCCGCACGCTCGCAGCGCAACGTGCACATCATCGACGGCCAGGTGTCCGACCTGGTGAAAAAGTCGCCCACGCTGGTGGCGTAAGGAGCGTCCATGTTCGCCTATTACTTCAAGCTCGGCCTGCGCAACCTGCGCCGCAACCCGGCCCTGACGGCGCTGATGGTGCTGACGCTTGCCGTCGGCGTGGCGGCCAGCGTCAGCACGCTGACGATCCTGCACGTGATGTCCGGCGATCCGATCCCGCACAAGAGCGATCGCCTGATCGTGCCGCTGATCGACAACGGCCAGCTGCAGGGCTACGCGCCGGGCGACAAGCCGGACGACGACCAGATCAGCTACCGCGACGCCATGAATCTGCTGGCCAGCAAGCAGGGCATTCGCCGCACGGCCATCATGGGCACGGGCGGCGCGATCGAACCGGAGCGCAAGGACATGCCGTCCTTCGCCGCCACCGGCCTGGCACCCACGCGCGACTTCTTCGCCATGTTCGACGTGCCTTTCCTGTACGGCCAGGCGTGGTCGGAAGCGGACGACCGCGCCGGCGCCGACGTCATCGTCCTGTCGCGCAAGCTGGCGGAAAAGCTGTACGGCGACGTCAATCCGGTCGGCCGGCGCGTGCGCTACAACGGCTTCGACTTCCAGATCGTCGGCGTGATCGAGCGCTGGAACCCGATTCCGCGCGCGCACCGCATCATCGGCAAGGGCGCCTTCGACGACGAGGACGAGCTGTTCGTGCCGATGGCCAGCGCCACCCGCCACGAATGGTTCAACAACGGCAGCACCACCTGCTTCGACGACCGCGGTCCCGGCTACCAGGCCTGGCTCGATTCGGAATGCACGTGGATCCAGTTCTGGTTCGAGCTGAACACCGTGGCCGACCGCCCCGCCCTGCAGCATTGGCTCGACGCCTACGCTGCCGAGCAGCGCAAGCTGGGCCGGCTCAAGCGCAATGCGCCGAACAAGCTGTACGACGTGATGGAGTGGCTGGCGTACCAGAAAGTGGTCGGCAACGACAACAAGCTGTCGGCCTGGCTGGCCTTCGGCTTCCTGCTGCTGTGCCTGGTCAACACGATCGGCCTGCTGCTGGCGAAGTTCTCCGTGCGTGCCCCCGAGGTGGGCGTGCGGCGCGCGCTGGGCGCGTCGCGCCGTGAGATCTTCCACCAGTTCCTGACCGAGACTGCCGTCGTCGGCCTGGCTGGCGGCGTGCTCGGGCTGCTGCTGGCCTGGGGCGCGCTGGCGCTGATCGCGCTGCAGTCGAAACAGCTTTCGCTGGTCGCCCGGATGGACTGGACGATGCTGCTGACGACCTTCGTCATGGCGGTGGCGGCGGCCATGCTGGCCGGCCTGCTGCCCACGTGGCGCGCCTGCCAGGTGACGCCTGCCCTGCAACTCAAATCCCAATGAGGCCGTATATGGAGTTCCGTCCCATCCTGTCGTCCCTGCTGCGCAACCGCACCGGTCCCCTGCTGGTGGCCGTGCAGGTCGCCCTGAGCCTGGCCATCCTGGCCAATGCGCTGCACATCGTCAGCGTACGCCAGGCCGTCGTCTCGCGGCCTTCCGGCGTCGAACGCGAAAGCGACATCTTCCACGTGCGCGTGGCCGACCTGCGCGGCGGCGGCACGTTCAACGAGGTGCTGGCCGGCCAGAAGCGCCAGCTCGAACTGCTGCGCGCGGTGCCCGGCGTTGAATCGGTGGCGCAGACCAACCAGGTGCCGCTTTCGCAGTCGGGCAACAACACGGGCCTGGCCGCCGACCGGCGCCAGATCCGCCCTACCACCGGCGCCTCGTTCTACGTCTCGCCCGACTCGCTGGTCAAGACCTGGGGACTGAAGCTTGTCGAGGGGCGCGATTTCCTGCCCACCGAGGTGCTCGACATCGACACCAGGACCAGCACGGAACAGGCGAAGATCGCCATCGTCACGCAGGCGCTGGCGCAAAAGCTGTGGCCCGATGCGACCAGCTATGTCGGCAGGACCTTCTACTTCGGCACCGGCGACACGGCCGAGGCGGCGCGCGTGACGGGGGTGGTGGAACGGCTGCAGTCGACCAGCGCGGAGCTGGGCGAGCGCGGCGAGATGTCGCTGATCATGCCGATGCGACGGGTCGGTGAACCGCGCGCGATGTATACCGTGCGCACGGAACCCGGGCAGCGCGAACGCGTCATCAAGGAAGTCGAGGAAACGCTGCGCAAGGACGCCAACAACCACGTGATGATCCGGCCGAAAACCTTCGACGCCGACCGCAAGGACCGCTACCGGGCCGATCGCGGCCTGGCCTGGATGCTGGTCACCGTCAGCGTGCTGCTGATGCTGGTCACGGCCAGCGGCATCGTCGGCATGGCCAGCCTGTGGGTGACGCAGCGGCGCAAGCAGATCGGCGTGCGCCGCGCGCTGGGGGCCAGGCGCATCGATATCCTGCGTTACTTCATCCTGGAGAACGTGATGATCACCAGCGCCGGCGTGGCCGCGGGCCTGCTGGGGGCGCTGGCGCTGAACCACCTGCTGGTGTCCACGCTGGAGCTGGCGCGGCTGCCGGCCGGCTACCTGGTGGGCGGTGCGGCGATCTTCCTGGCGCTGGGC
Coding sequences:
- the rpsG gene encoding 30S ribosomal protein S7, translated to MPRRREVPKREILPDPKFGNTEVAKFVNVLMLSGKKSVAENIIYGAFDHIQQKSGKDPLEVFAAAINNAKPLVEVKSRRVGGANYQVPVEVRPVRRLALSMRWLREAANKRSEKSMPQRLGGELMEAAEGRGGAMKRRDEVHRMAEANKAFSHFRF
- the rpsL gene encoding 30S ribosomal protein S12; the encoded protein is MPTINQLIRNPRTAAVVKSKSPALENCPQKRGVCTRVYTTTPKKPNSALRKVAKVRLTNGFEVISYIGGEGHNLQEHSVVLLRGGRVKDLPGVRYHMVRGSLDTQGVKDRKQARSKYGAKRAKAAKK
- a CDS encoding sulfatase-like hydrolase/transferase; the encoded protein is MRPLLRPAPLFVLLSYLALSAVPYLPLLLGKPMPAAWPVLGIEIVAWTTVWALFGRPARFHWLLIPAFMALPTEIYLLVFYGQGISTHHLGILAETSPMEAMEFLGSKVWSMLVIMALVAIWWVLAFRAARQSPDLHWQGASRWTALGLLAVFGTLAAYGWEFGTTRPPAPSASASASAAASADRGVHLTGLALPPLPGWAQPPARFDAFIDSWPFGLVARGVDFYRERRYLAALNETSRNFRFGAHQAAPDDTPETVIMVLGESSRRDRWSLFGYARPTNPLLAQEPNLVPLNDVITSVSATRLSVPVIISRKPARQSLEDGFNEKSFLTAYKEAGFRTWWLSNQISFGKFDTPVSVFAREADVVQFTNLGGFTNRSNFDEVLFEPLRLALADKAPKKLIVLHSLGSHWNYSQRHPKAFDKWQPSLFGIDKPVYTDLAIKPQLNNSYDNSILYSDWFLAQVIGQLKASGRSAALLYVADHGQTLYDGNCKFAFHGHNTQHEFRVPAFMWYSDQYRERYPDKVKQLVRHRKARLATENMFHTLLDVADIRYPDDRLDWSFVNGAWKKHTRYVDSYGWTDYDNATVRGDCREIIAKKPARKR
- a CDS encoding DNA mismatch repair protein MutS, with the translated sequence MGWLFSNGDDRIVDHPFGRAAIARFHLLTAAADERGMDAQTTRDLLLDDYADRLGAGSSLFGRQALHRRLHGAAPAEPARIRALLAAPDLLAQLVQACRPLRRAEADVVPSLFGTPLAPAPGWARWLPLLPVAWLASLVLAFFVPLGWVGAVALTFVLVALQASWHERTQEWDSVLLPLRTLLDVHQALGNLPDPTGLLAPFAPDAAQAGKLRRRFALSLADSIPGQREYRDWLLQANLKRYFASRAALVQHLDFLRASYRLVAELEADCTLARHLEASATFCWAGQSDDRAVDLRGVVHPLLARPAPVDFRLVAGTGAFVSGQNGVGKSTLLRTLGLNLVVARAFGFCYATSAQVPNLPVYASMHSEDAMDSGESLYMAELRRARELLALARLGPAVFVIDEIFRGTNHLESVSAATAVLHELARHHLVLVSSHNLELAPLLRDRLAPFCVEAAGEGVTVRPGVLRATNGIRLLADSGFDSAIECNAVTVFQWLSRHARGEEAGPPPVL
- a CDS encoding efflux RND transporter periplasmic adaptor subunit, whose amino-acid sequence is MIRDTSHQDTVIAAPPGRARRRRLLLAAGALAVAAAFAAAFGSWRGSEHAVSASRLRIAEVTRGTLVRDAAVNGRIVAAVSPTLYSTAPSSTVTLKVRAGDTVQRGDVLAVLESPDLTDELKKEQSSYQELAAEVARQRILARKQKLLAQRDADTAEIERLSAQRTLERYDGVANEGVVAKIDYQKAKDALRAAEIRARHAGQASNLEQDDVELALKTKSAQLERQKLTLANAQRRVDELTVRAPVNGFVGTLNVANRSVVQANTPLMTLVDLSALEVELEVPETYVNDLGLGMRAEITVNGATATGKLSALSPEVVKNQVLARVRFDGRQPDGLRQSQRVQARLLIDEKPNVLLLPRGPFVESEGGRHAYVVQDGVAVRTPVRLGATSVNAVEIASGLKQGDKVVVAGTETFENAARVSINR
- a CDS encoding ABC transporter ATP-binding protein, translated to MLRMQNLSKVYRTHMIETHALRGFEIHVRQGEFVTVTGPSGSGKTSFLNIAGLLEEFTDGEYILDGVNVKGMDDNARSRLRNEKLGFIFQGFNLIPDLSLFDNVDVPLRYRGFNAAERKERIEDALAKVGLASRMKHFPAELSGGQQQRVAIARALAGSPKLLLADEPTGNLDTQMARGVMELLEEINAQGTTILMVTHDPELAARSQRNVHIIDGQVSDLVKKSPTLVA
- a CDS encoding ABC transporter permease — protein: MFAYYFKLGLRNLRRNPALTALMVLTLAVGVAASVSTLTILHVMSGDPIPHKSDRLIVPLIDNGQLQGYAPGDKPDDDQISYRDAMNLLASKQGIRRTAIMGTGGAIEPERKDMPSFAATGLAPTRDFFAMFDVPFLYGQAWSEADDRAGADVIVLSRKLAEKLYGDVNPVGRRVRYNGFDFQIVGVIERWNPIPRAHRIIGKGAFDDEDELFVPMASATRHEWFNNGSTTCFDDRGPGYQAWLDSECTWIQFWFELNTVADRPALQHWLDAYAAEQRKLGRLKRNAPNKLYDVMEWLAYQKVVGNDNKLSAWLAFGFLLLCLVNTIGLLLAKFSVRAPEVGVRRALGASRREIFHQFLTETAVVGLAGGVLGLLLAWGALALIALQSKQLSLVARMDWTMLLTTFVMAVAAAMLAGLLPTWRACQVTPALQLKSQ
- a CDS encoding FtsX-like permease family protein encodes the protein MEFRPILSSLLRNRTGPLLVAVQVALSLAILANALHIVSVRQAVVSRPSGVERESDIFHVRVADLRGGGTFNEVLAGQKRQLELLRAVPGVESVAQTNQVPLSQSGNNTGLAADRRQIRPTTGASFYVSPDSLVKTWGLKLVEGRDFLPTEVLDIDTRTSTEQAKIAIVTQALAQKLWPDATSYVGRTFYFGTGDTAEAARVTGVVERLQSTSAELGERGEMSLIMPMRRVGEPRAMYTVRTEPGQRERVIKEVEETLRKDANNHVMIRPKTFDADRKDRYRADRGLAWMLVTVSVLLMLVTASGIVGMASLWVTQRRKQIGVRRALGARRIDILRYFILENVMITSAGVAAGLLGALALNHLLVSTLELARLPAGYLVGGAAIFLALGIAAVYGPAWRAASISPATATRGVV